The segment CGGAGTTCATCCTGCAGGAGATGGGACGCGAGGTGAACACCATCGGCAGCAAGGCCAACGATCTTGCGATCTCCAAAGCCGTCATCGAGCTGAAGAACGAACTCGAGCGCGTGCGCGAGCAGATCGCGAACGTCGAGTAAGCGCGCTACTTTGCCCGCCCCGGCTCGCGGAACGAGTGCCAGAGGTAGAGGATCACGCCGGCGCAAATGCCCGAGTCGGCAACATTGAACGTCGGGTAGACGTAGGTGCCGAAGTGCAGGTCGATGAAGTCGACGACGTGTCCATGCACCAATCGGTCGACCAGATTGCCGGCGATCCCACCGGTCAACAGTCCGAACGAGATTTGCGCCATGCGATCCCGGAGCCCGAGGGCTCGGCGCCAGAGGAAGATTGCGATGAGAGTGGCCGCGGCGAGCAGCGCGAGCAGCATACCCTGGCCCGAGAACATGCTCCACGCCGCGCCCGTGTTGCCCACGTGGACGATGTAGAAGAAGTCGGGCACCACCGTGATCGCCGCCGGTTCGCCATAGGTGGGAAACGGCAGGCGAGCGGCGACGATGGACTTGCTGATCTGATCGCTGATCAGAACGGCGAACCCGATCGCGAGCAGACGGCGGTAATCAAGCAGCCGCTGGAATCTCGATCGGGGATTCTCGATTTTCGATCCGCCCTCCGGGGCATCGGCAGGGCGGGGTGCAACGTCCGTCATGAATGTAGTTCAGCAGCTCGAAAGATCTACCACCGAACGCGCCTCACTCCTCGGCGGCTTCCTCGTCCATGATCTTGCCGCCTTCCTCGCCCATTTCGCCGAAGAGGCCGCCGGCCGTGCGCGCGCGATAGCGGTTCTTCTCCAGATCCTTCTGGGCTTCCGCCGAGTAGCGCGTGAACGGGACGGCGAGCAGCCGCTCCTTCGCGATCGGCTTCTGCGTGATTTCGCAGATGCCGTAGGTGCCATCGTGGATCCGCTTGATGGCGGCGTCGATCTCGGTCAGCGCCTCCTGTTCGCTCGATACCAGGCTGAGCGCGAAGTCGCGGTCGAACGTGTCGGTACCGGCATCGGCCATGTGCTGACCGTAGCTCGAGAGATCGCCTGAGTCTTCCTTGCTCGAGCGCTTGAGCGTCTCTTCAGAGTGCAACTCGATGCCTTCGGTGAGTTGTTTGCGC is part of the Opitutus terrae PB90-1 genome and harbors:
- the lspA gene encoding signal peptidase II, which codes for MTDVAPRPADAPEGGSKIENPRSRFQRLLDYRRLLAIGFAVLISDQISKSIVAARLPFPTYGEPAAITVVPDFFYIVHVGNTGAAWSMFSGQGMLLALLAAATLIAIFLWRRALGLRDRMAQISFGLLTGGIAGNLVDRLVHGHVVDFIDLHFGTYVYPTFNVADSGICAGVILYLWHSFREPGRAK
- a CDS encoding TraR/DksA family transcriptional regulator produces the protein MEKPSKKTALRDSILKRKTSTKPIAFSLDEVRAIAKTVGSKSGDDEKSTGRPAKPTAAAKTAVAIEKPAKPNHIKAASLSDILGFNPKRSRVTAPDDVEKVPEKYRRYYKLLLDLRKQLTEGIELHSEETLKRSSKEDSGDLSSYGQHMADAGTDTFDRDFALSLVSSEQEALTEIDAAIKRIHDGTYGICEITQKPIAKERLLAVPFTRYSAEAQKDLEKNRYRARTAGGLFGEMGEEGGKIMDEEAAEE